One window of Hydractinia symbiolongicarpus strain clone_291-10 chromosome 3, HSymV2.1, whole genome shotgun sequence genomic DNA carries:
- the LOC130635680 gene encoding carboxylesterase 1E-like isoform X2, producing MATSQHNEKAPLLKEKTPMLNYTKRYDQVSWRSADTDFEIDPAASSADENLKVNVKATKPVGFCTKRNRKLIALVVVVVVFLAIMASLIYLYYSKTSPIPISKTPVVSTNCGDMTGVIETLKKDNKEIEIYTFKGIPYALPPNGDLRWSAPVSFNENRSSCWSGVFEANSHGSVCIQNGTGGNMQGSEDCLYLNVYTPSLKRKLPVFIWLHGGSYMTGSGHQLGMTPDNEFVTSMDVVAVSLNFRLNLFGFLSLKELWQKGKSYGNYGFMDQILALKWVQSNIKNFGGDPNSVTICGQSFGGTSIFGLLASPLAGGLFHKAISMSGSPKFDKAYTDASAENQVFLNETACTQTNDTRQCLYNLKATEILNATLKFLNSNIFTKRYDFPTKSIHYPSLAVIDPIVIPKPPKNLKNLSFKENCPINQLAHQFMESSHHNVYQYVIAHKPSKPLPLHGFQSKNAFNSWETIALFNFKRLEQFDYKPSLDDINFQDTLRKNFKHFMMYGHPANTDWQKKETAIFNDRGDIDVLMSQYHEQQCQFWNNVANGFTSYAWSD from the exons ATGGCAACCTCTCAACATAATGAAAAGGcaccattgttaaaagagaaaaCTCCCATGTTAAACTACACAAAACGATATGATCAAGTTTCTTGGCGATCTGCTGATACTGATTTTGAAATTGATCCAGCTGCATCTAGTGCTGACGAAAACCTAAAGGTGAATGTTAAGGCTACAAAACCAGTAGGTTTTTGCactaaaagaaatagaaaattaattgctttagttgttgttgttgttgttttccttGCTATTATGGCTAGTCTGATATATTTGTATTATTCAAAGACATCTCCAATCCCAATATCAAAAACACCAGTTGTGTCAACAAATTGTGGGGATATGACTGGTGTTatagaaacattaaaaaaggaCAACAAAGAAATAGAAATTTACACGTTTAAGGGTATTCCATATGCGCTGCCACCTAATGGAGATCTAAGATGGAGTGCACCAGTTTCGTTTAATGAAAATAGGTCTTCTTGTTGGAGTGGTGTATTTGAAGCAAATTCCCATGGTTCTGTGTGCATACAGAATGGAACAGGTGGTAATATGCAAGGTTCTGAAGATTGTCTGTATTTGAATGTTTATACTCcatctttaaaaagaaagttaccTGTCTTCATTTGGTTGCATGGTGGTTCATACATGACAGGATCTGGTCATCAGTTAGGTATGACCCCAGACAATGAATTTGTCACCTCAATGGATGTTGTAGCAGTAAGCTTGAATTTTCGTTTAAATCTCTTTGGTTTTTTATCTCTGAAAGAACTTTGGCAAAAAGGTAAATCCTATGGAAATTATGGTTTTATGGATCAAATATTAGCATTGAAATGGGTCCAAAGTAACATCAAAAATTTTGGAGGTGATCCTAACTCTGTTACAATATGTGGACAAAGTTTTGGTGGTACGTCTATATTTGGTTTGCTTGCTTCTCCATTAGCTGGTGGATTGTTTCATAAAGCAATATCAATGAGTGGTTCACCAAAATTTGATAAAGCCTACACTGATGCATCTGCTGAAAATCAAGTATTTCTAAACGAAACAGCGTGTACGCAGACCAATGATACAAGACAGTGTCTGTACAACTTAAAAGCTACTGAAATTTTAAATGCAACATTGAAATTTTTGAACTCAAACATTTTCACAAAAAGATATGATTTTCCTACAAAAAGCATTCACTACCCTTCATTGGCAGTTATAGATCCTATTGTTATACCGAAACCTccaaaaaatctcaaaaactTGTCTTTTAAAG AAAATTGCCCAATAAATCAGCTCGCTCATCAGTTTATGGAAAGTTCACATCATAATGTTTACCAATATGTTATCGCTCATAAACCAAGTAAGCCACTTCCTCTCCATGGATTCCAatcaaaaaatgcatttaattcATGGGAAACCATTGCACTCTTCAATTTCAAGAGATTAGAACAATTTGATTATAAACCAAGCTTAGACGATATAAACTTTCAAGATACTTtacgaaaaaattttaaacattttatgatGTATGGACATCCAGCAAACACTGACtggcaaaaaaaagaaacagctATTTTTAATGACAGGGGTGACATTGATGTATTAATGAGTCAGTATCATGAACAACAATGTCAGTTTTGGAACAATGTTGCAAATGGATTCACTTCTTATGCATGGAGCGATTAA
- the LOC130635680 gene encoding para-nitrobenzyl esterase-like isoform X1 has product MATSQHNEKAPLLKEKTPMLNYTKRYDQVSWRSADTDFEIDPAASSADENLKVNVKATKPVGFCTKRNRKLIALVVVVVVFLAIMASLIYLYYSKTSPIPISKTPVVSTNCGDMTGVIETLKKDNKEIEIYTFKGIPYALPPNGDLRWSAPVSFNENRSSCWSGVFEANSHGSVCIQNGTGGNMQGSEDCLYLNVYTPSLKRKLPVFIWLHGGSYMTGSGHQLGMTPDNEFVTSMDVVAVSLNFRLNLFGFLSLKELWQKGKSYGNYGFMDQILALKWVQSNIKNFGGDPNSVTICGQSFGGTSIFGLLASPLAGGLFHKAISMSGSPKFDKAYTDASAENQVFLNETACTQTNDTRQCLYNLKATEILNATLKFLNSNIFTKRYDFPTKSIHYPSLAVIDPIVIPKPPKNLKNLSFKGKKVSVLVGSAAQEIGISPFVTFDEKSWTDYYLYLKKKLDPFSTKYIDIVLGKLYSNTTKNLTKEFSAELMHETISSDVLENCPINQLAHQFMESSHHNVYQYVIAHKPSKPLPLHGFQSKNAFNSWETIALFNFKRLEQFDYKPSLDDINFQDTLRKNFKHFMMYGHPANTDWQKKETAIFNDRGDIDVLMSQYHEQQCQFWNNVANGFTSYAWSD; this is encoded by the coding sequence ATGGCAACCTCTCAACATAATGAAAAGGcaccattgttaaaagagaaaaCTCCCATGTTAAACTACACAAAACGATATGATCAAGTTTCTTGGCGATCTGCTGATACTGATTTTGAAATTGATCCAGCTGCATCTAGTGCTGACGAAAACCTAAAGGTGAATGTTAAGGCTACAAAACCAGTAGGTTTTTGCactaaaagaaatagaaaattaattgctttagttgttgttgttgttgttttccttGCTATTATGGCTAGTCTGATATATTTGTATTATTCAAAGACATCTCCAATCCCAATATCAAAAACACCAGTTGTGTCAACAAATTGTGGGGATATGACTGGTGTTatagaaacattaaaaaaggaCAACAAAGAAATAGAAATTTACACGTTTAAGGGTATTCCATATGCGCTGCCACCTAATGGAGATCTAAGATGGAGTGCACCAGTTTCGTTTAATGAAAATAGGTCTTCTTGTTGGAGTGGTGTATTTGAAGCAAATTCCCATGGTTCTGTGTGCATACAGAATGGAACAGGTGGTAATATGCAAGGTTCTGAAGATTGTCTGTATTTGAATGTTTATACTCcatctttaaaaagaaagttaccTGTCTTCATTTGGTTGCATGGTGGTTCATACATGACAGGATCTGGTCATCAGTTAGGTATGACCCCAGACAATGAATTTGTCACCTCAATGGATGTTGTAGCAGTAAGCTTGAATTTTCGTTTAAATCTCTTTGGTTTTTTATCTCTGAAAGAACTTTGGCAAAAAGGTAAATCCTATGGAAATTATGGTTTTATGGATCAAATATTAGCATTGAAATGGGTCCAAAGTAACATCAAAAATTTTGGAGGTGATCCTAACTCTGTTACAATATGTGGACAAAGTTTTGGTGGTACGTCTATATTTGGTTTGCTTGCTTCTCCATTAGCTGGTGGATTGTTTCATAAAGCAATATCAATGAGTGGTTCACCAAAATTTGATAAAGCCTACACTGATGCATCTGCTGAAAATCAAGTATTTCTAAACGAAACAGCGTGTACGCAGACCAATGATACAAGACAGTGTCTGTACAACTTAAAAGCTACTGAAATTTTAAATGCAACATTGAAATTTTTGAACTCAAACATTTTCACAAAAAGATATGATTTTCCTACAAAAAGCATTCACTACCCTTCATTGGCAGTTATAGATCCTATTGTTATACCGAAACCTccaaaaaatctcaaaaactTGTCTTTTAAAGGTAAAAAGGTTTCTGTTTTAGTTGGCAGTGCTGCTCAAGAAATTGGGATCTCACCTTTTGTTACTTTTGATGAAAAATCATGGACTGATTATTAtttgtatttaaaaaagaaacttgaCCCCTTCTCTACTAAGTATATTGATATAGTGCTTGGTAAATTGTATAGCAACACCACTAAAAATTTAACGAAAGAGTTCTCTGCAGAACTTATGCATGAAACCATTTCTTCGGATGTTTTAGAAAATTGCCCAATAAATCAGCTCGCTCATCAGTTTATGGAAAGTTCACATCATAATGTTTACCAATATGTTATCGCTCATAAACCAAGTAAGCCACTTCCTCTCCATGGATTCCAatcaaaaaatgcatttaattcATGGGAAACCATTGCACTCTTCAATTTCAAGAGATTAGAACAATTTGATTATAAACCAAGCTTAGACGATATAAACTTTCAAGATACTTtacgaaaaaattttaaacattttatgatGTATGGACATCCAGCAAACACTGACtggcaaaaaaaagaaacagctATTTTTAATGACAGGGGTGACATTGATGTATTAATGAGTCAGTATCATGAACAACAATGTCAGTTTTGGAACAATGTTGCAAATGGATTCACTTCTTATGCATGGAGCGATTAA